The Flavobacterium piscisymbiosum genome includes a region encoding these proteins:
- a CDS encoding ABC transporter permease — protein sequence MNDNNTPNDWLFEITPKNKFFSLNLKEVWQYRDLLLLFVKRDVITVYKQTVLGPLWYLIQPLFTSVTFTIIFNNVAGIDTGTVPPFLFNLAGITVWNYFTACLTGTSDTFKANAAIFGKVYFPRIITPLSVVISNLVKFGIQFLIFIGFYIFYYFQGANLGLNGLILFFPILIIIMGILGLGLGMLISAMVTKYRDFSHLIGFGIQLLMYLSAVMYPMSLIKDKLPGYGWLVEYNPLAYIIETARYMLLDVGEISVLGLSYTLVVTIAVFFIGLLVFNKTEKSFIDTV from the coding sequence ATGAACGACAACAATACCCCAAATGATTGGTTGTTTGAAATAACACCTAAAAATAAATTCTTCTCCCTAAACCTGAAAGAAGTTTGGCAATATAGAGATTTGCTATTGCTTTTTGTAAAACGTGATGTTATTACCGTTTATAAGCAAACGGTTCTTGGACCACTTTGGTACTTAATTCAGCCTTTATTTACTTCCGTAACATTTACTATAATATTCAATAACGTCGCTGGTATTGATACAGGTACTGTTCCTCCATTTTTATTTAATTTGGCCGGAATAACCGTTTGGAATTATTTTACAGCATGCTTAACGGGCACTTCAGATACGTTTAAAGCTAATGCTGCCATATTTGGGAAAGTATATTTTCCTCGTATTATTACTCCTCTATCGGTTGTGATTTCTAATTTAGTAAAATTCGGAATTCAATTTTTGATTTTTATCGGATTTTACATTTTCTATTATTTTCAAGGAGCAAATTTGGGATTAAATGGCCTGATTTTATTTTTTCCAATTTTGATTATTATAATGGGAATTTTAGGACTAGGATTAGGAATGCTTATTTCGGCAATGGTTACAAAATATCGTGATTTTAGTCACTTAATAGGTTTTGGAATACAGTTATTAATGTACCTGTCTGCAGTTATGTATCCTATGAGTTTAATTAAAGATAAATTACCAGGTTATGGTTGGCTAGTAGAGTATAATCCATTAGCATATATAATAGAAACAGCTCGTTACATGCTTTTAGATGTGGGAGAAATTTCAGTTTTGGGATTATCCTATACTCTTGTTGTTACTATCGCAGTATTTTTTATCGGACTTTTAGTTTTCAACAAAACCGAAAAGAGCTTTATAGATACTGTTTAA
- a CDS encoding polysaccharide biosynthesis protein has product MDTDKQTKIASLLHNFLSPRNLRSSINNLSYLPRWIIIAIDVMVLIFSFTFTYMLFEGTALGYIITSHQFYFVSSLIVINVFFFWLFRTYSGIIRHSSYIDAIKLLFSQMSVLVFFLFFNLVFELYTGHKAFLNTALFINLVLSFCGLFLYRVVVKQTFELYFSEKTNSKLIRTVIYGTDANAISVANALKFETPSRFKIVGFVDKNNQNASKRMLDLPILILRKKLPALMRSVAAEGVIIADKSLSKEEQLIIVDQCLEFNYRVYTVPLISDWENQKEISQKVKNIQIEDLLERKPIVLDSKSISKQLKDKTILISGAAGSIGSEIVRQVLGFNPKVVIILDHAETPLHNLCLETLALGSQAKIVAVIADVRSKKALEKVFKNYSPHVVFHAAAYKHVPLMEENPSQAIQTNIKGTKNLADLSCKYRVKKFVMVSTDKAVNPSNVMGASKRIAEKYVQSLFLKNQRENIDGATKFITTRFGNVLGSNGSVVPLFTKQIAEGGPVTITHQDIIRYFMTIPEACQLVLEAGAMGNGGEIYIFDMGKPVKIIDLAKKMIKLAGFIPDKEIKIKIVGLRPGEKLYEELLNDTSKTLPTYHNKIMIAQEIQDEYENLHIEIDELIGIADFYDNDDIVTKMKKIVPEFKSMNSAFEVLDK; this is encoded by the coding sequence TTGGATACAGACAAACAAACCAAAATAGCCTCTTTATTGCATAATTTTCTCTCACCAAGAAATCTAAGAAGCAGTATTAATAATCTTAGCTATTTGCCTAGATGGATCATTATTGCTATAGATGTAATGGTGTTGATTTTTTCATTCACATTTACTTATATGTTGTTTGAAGGGACGGCATTGGGCTATATTATTACCTCACATCAGTTTTATTTTGTCTCGAGTTTAATTGTTATCAATGTATTTTTCTTTTGGCTGTTTAGAACGTATTCTGGGATTATCAGACACTCATCTTATATAGATGCTATCAAACTGCTATTTTCTCAAATGTCAGTTTTGGTTTTCTTTTTATTTTTCAATTTAGTTTTTGAATTGTATACCGGACATAAAGCTTTTTTAAATACAGCACTTTTCATAAATTTGGTTTTATCATTTTGTGGTTTATTTCTATACCGTGTTGTTGTAAAACAAACTTTCGAATTGTATTTTTCTGAAAAAACCAATTCTAAATTGATTAGAACGGTAATTTATGGAACTGATGCTAATGCTATTTCGGTAGCAAATGCCTTAAAATTTGAAACACCTTCAAGATTTAAAATTGTTGGTTTTGTAGATAAAAACAATCAGAATGCATCTAAACGAATGTTAGATTTACCAATTCTGATTTTAAGAAAAAAATTACCAGCTTTAATGCGTTCTGTAGCTGCAGAAGGTGTTATTATAGCGGATAAAAGTTTATCAAAAGAAGAACAATTGATTATTGTAGATCAATGCTTAGAATTCAATTATAGAGTATATACTGTACCATTGATTTCAGATTGGGAAAATCAAAAAGAAATTTCCCAAAAAGTAAAAAACATTCAGATTGAAGATTTACTCGAAAGAAAACCTATAGTTTTGGATAGTAAATCAATTTCAAAACAATTAAAGGATAAAACAATTCTTATTAGCGGTGCTGCCGGATCAATTGGAAGTGAAATAGTAAGGCAGGTTTTAGGATTTAATCCTAAGGTGGTTATTATTTTAGATCACGCTGAAACACCGCTTCATAATTTATGTTTAGAAACTCTTGCTTTAGGATCGCAGGCCAAAATTGTAGCAGTAATTGCAGACGTTAGAAGTAAAAAAGCTTTAGAAAAAGTTTTCAAAAATTATAGTCCACATGTTGTTTTTCATGCGGCAGCTTACAAACATGTTCCTTTGATGGAGGAAAACCCATCCCAAGCTATTCAGACGAATATTAAAGGAACTAAGAATCTGGCCGATTTATCTTGTAAATATCGTGTGAAGAAGTTTGTTATGGTATCTACTGATAAAGCAGTAAATCCTAGTAATGTTATGGGAGCCAGTAAACGAATAGCAGAGAAATATGTTCAATCTTTATTTTTGAAAAATCAAAGAGAAAATATTGATGGAGCAACGAAGTTTATTACAACTCGTTTTGGAAATGTTTTAGGCTCAAACGGATCTGTTGTACCTTTGTTTACAAAACAAATTGCTGAGGGAGGTCCAGTTACCATTACGCATCAGGATATTATTCGTTATTTTATGACGATTCCCGAGGCATGCCAATTGGTATTAGAAGCCGGTGCTATGGGTAACGGAGGTGAGATTTATATTTTTGATATGGGTAAACCCGTGAAAATAATCGATCTTGCTAAAAAAATGATTAAGCTGGCAGGATTTATTCCGGATAAAGAGATTAAGATTAAAATTGTTGGTTTAAGGCCTGGCGAAAAATTGTATGAAGAATTATTAAATGATACTTCTAAGACTTTACCAACATATCATAATAAAATCATGATTGCTCAGGAAATACAAGACGAGTATGAAAATTTACACATTGAAATCGACGAGCTTATAGGCATTGCAGATTTTTATGATAATGATGATATTGTAACTAAAATGAAAAAAATTGTTCCTGAATTTAAAAGTATGAATTCTGCTTTTGAAGTTTTAGATAAGTAG
- the rfbA gene encoding glucose-1-phosphate thymidylyltransferase RfbA has product MKGIILAGGSGTRLHPLTLAMSKQMMPVYDKPMIYYPLSTLMMSGISEILIISTRHDLPNFKKLLGDGSSLGCKFSYAEQTIPNGLAQAFVIGEEFIGKDDVALILGDNIFFGSNMQELLKSNTKPNGGVVFAYHVSDPERYGVVEFDENFKAISIEEKPEEPKSNFAVPGLYFYDNSVVEIAKNIRPSARGEYEITDVNKVYLEREALKVGILSRGTAWLDTGTFNSLMQAGQFVQVLEERQGLKVGCIEEVAWRQGFINDAQLEELALPLVKSGYGSYLIEFLKQKKKGVKI; this is encoded by the coding sequence ATGAAAGGAATTATTTTAGCCGGAGGTTCTGGTACACGTTTACATCCATTGACACTTGCGATGAGCAAACAAATGATGCCAGTATATGATAAACCAATGATTTATTATCCGTTGTCTACTTTAATGATGTCAGGGATCAGTGAAATTCTGATTATTTCTACTCGACATGATTTACCAAATTTCAAAAAACTGTTAGGAGATGGCTCTAGTTTAGGTTGTAAATTTAGTTATGCAGAACAGACAATTCCTAACGGTTTGGCTCAGGCTTTTGTAATTGGAGAAGAATTTATTGGTAAGGATGATGTAGCTTTGATATTGGGAGATAATATCTTTTTTGGATCTAATATGCAGGAACTTTTAAAATCAAATACAAAACCAAATGGAGGTGTCGTTTTTGCTTATCATGTTTCAGATCCGGAAAGATACGGAGTAGTTGAGTTTGATGAAAATTTTAAAGCTATTTCTATAGAAGAAAAACCTGAAGAACCAAAATCTAATTTTGCAGTTCCGGGATTATATTTCTACGATAACTCGGTTGTAGAGATTGCCAAAAATATAAGGCCAAGTGCTCGTGGCGAATATGAAATTACAGATGTTAATAAGGTTTATTTAGAAAGAGAAGCTTTAAAAGTAGGTATTTTAAGCAGAGGAACAGCCTGGTTGGATACCGGAACATTTAATAGTTTAATGCAAGCGGGACAATTTGTTCAGGTTCTTGAAGAAAGACAAGGATTAAAAGTTGGCTGTATTGAAGAAGTTGCCTGGAGACAAGGATTTATAAATGATGCTCAGCTCGAAGAATTAGCTTTACCTTTAGTTAAATCCGGATACGGATCTTATTTGATAGAATTTTTAAAACAAAAGAAAAAAGGTGTTAAAATCTAA